The following coding sequences lie in one Micromonospora sp. R77 genomic window:
- a CDS encoding SpoIIE family protein phosphatase — MTEGTPERPAARFAALADPERLRALAETRLDAAPDEAFDRFARLVSDLLEVPVALVSLVTADRQFFPGAVGLPEPWAARRQTPLSHSFCQHVVDIEVPMVLPDARLYPQVRRNLAIEDLGVIAYAGIPLTDLDGRVLGSLCAIDSKPRAWTAEQLRTLADLAAACSSELRLRIALEGAEEARRRAEEAHDRLAMLAGMSETLAGTLDIATAVDRLGHAMVPLLADWCLITLVDPAGTPRTVSAVHRDPALGPEMARFAELMLTGLGPESITRAVLRTGRPVLGDPGGLDDVVRGTTHPEMPPLAERLGFASHLSVPITAAGGRGITIGCITLVNGGRRRAFDDGDLHTVLDIGRRAGQAVGNSWMYSEQRHVAEVLQHSMLPLLPESTEVELAARYLPAADRVEVGGDWYDAFVQPDGDLIAAIGDVAGHDIEAAATMGQLRNLVRGNAYGRTDAAGDLLTHLDDAIRGLRIGTVATAVLTRIRRNATGGLTVGWCNAGHPPPLVIRADDGVEVLDAHREPLLGLSRPISRASRELTLAKGDTLLLYTDGLTERRDRTIDEGTAELLDRLAGTATLPLGELCDRLLAAAHAREDDVALLALRAR, encoded by the coding sequence ATGACCGAAGGAACGCCGGAACGTCCCGCTGCGCGGTTCGCGGCGCTGGCGGACCCCGAGCGGCTGCGGGCACTCGCCGAGACCCGGCTGGACGCCGCACCCGACGAGGCCTTCGACCGCTTCGCCCGCCTGGTCAGCGACCTGCTCGAGGTGCCCGTCGCGCTGGTCAGCCTGGTCACCGCCGACCGGCAGTTCTTCCCCGGCGCGGTCGGCCTGCCGGAGCCGTGGGCGGCCCGCCGGCAGACCCCGTTGAGCCACTCCTTCTGCCAGCACGTCGTCGACATCGAGGTGCCGATGGTGCTGCCGGACGCCCGGCTCTACCCGCAGGTCCGCCGCAACCTCGCCATCGAGGACCTGGGCGTCATCGCGTACGCCGGCATTCCCCTCACCGACCTGGACGGCCGGGTCCTCGGCTCGCTCTGCGCGATCGACAGCAAGCCCCGGGCCTGGACGGCCGAGCAGCTGCGTACCCTCGCGGACCTGGCCGCCGCCTGCTCGTCGGAGCTGCGGCTGCGGATCGCGCTGGAGGGCGCCGAGGAGGCCCGGCGACGGGCCGAGGAGGCACACGACCGGCTCGCCATGCTGGCCGGGATGAGCGAGACCCTGGCCGGCACGCTGGACATCGCCACCGCGGTCGACCGGCTCGGCCACGCCATGGTGCCGCTGCTGGCCGACTGGTGCCTGATCACCCTGGTCGACCCGGCCGGCACCCCCCGTACGGTCTCCGCGGTGCACCGCGACCCGGCGCTGGGCCCCGAGATGGCCCGCTTCGCCGAGCTGATGCTCACCGGCCTCGGCCCCGAGTCGATCACCCGGGCGGTGCTGCGGACCGGCCGGCCGGTGCTGGGCGACCCCGGCGGCCTCGACGACGTGGTGCGCGGCACCACTCACCCCGAGATGCCGCCGCTGGCCGAGCGACTCGGGTTCGCCTCCCACCTCAGCGTGCCGATCACGGCGGCCGGCGGCCGGGGCATCACCATCGGCTGCATCACCCTGGTCAACGGCGGCCGGCGGCGCGCGTTCGACGACGGTGACCTGCACACCGTGCTGGACATCGGTCGCCGCGCCGGCCAGGCGGTCGGCAACAGCTGGATGTACAGCGAGCAGCGGCACGTCGCCGAGGTGCTCCAGCACAGCATGCTGCCGCTGTTGCCGGAGAGCACCGAGGTCGAGCTGGCCGCCCGTTACCTGCCCGCCGCCGACCGGGTCGAGGTCGGCGGCGACTGGTACGACGCCTTCGTCCAGCCCGACGGCGACCTGATCGCCGCGATCGGTGACGTGGCCGGTCACGACATCGAGGCGGCGGCCACCATGGGCCAGCTGCGCAACCTCGTCCGGGGCAACGCGTACGGGCGGACCGACGCGGCCGGTGACCTGCTCACCCACCTGGACGACGCGATCCGCGGGCTGCGGATCGGGACCGTGGCCACCGCCGTGCTGACCCGGATCCGCCGGAACGCCACCGGTGGGCTCACGGTCGGCTGGTGCAACGCCGGCCACCCGCCGCCGCTGGTGATCCGCGCCGACGACGGGGTGGAGGTGCTCGACGCGCACCGCGAGCCGCTGCTCGGCCTGTCCCGCCCGATCAGCCGGGCCAGCCGCGAGCTGACCCTGGCCAAGGGTGACACGCTGCTGCTCTACACCGACGGGCTGACCGAGCGCCGCGACCGCACCATCGACGAGGGCACCGCCGAGCTGCTCGACCGGCTCGCCGGCACGGCGACGCTGCCGCTCGGCGAGCTCTGCGACCGGCTGCTCGCCGCCGCGCACGCCCGCGAGGACGACGTCGCCCTGCTCGCGTTGCGGGCGCGCTGA
- a CDS encoding 2-hydroxyacid dehydrogenase, translating to MKVWIPHPAGRSLLGELPPGVTVELLADPARLPSSPADVRFWVPPFLAGPGTTGLLTELPDLRVVQLLSAGADAWAGRVPAGVTLCDARGVHDSSTAEWVVTAILAQLRGFGPLARAQGRGEWAFDEVAPTDELAGKRVLIVGAGSIGAALRARLAPFEVTFTLVARTPRPAQGVHGVAELPALLPEADVVVLLVPLTEQTRGLVDAAFLAAMPDGALLVNAARGPVVDTSALVAELTTGRLRAALDVTDPEPLPAGHPLWGLENVLLTPHVAGSVRGLLPRAYRLVGEQLRRFVAGEPLTNTVVDGY from the coding sequence GTGAAGGTATGGATTCCGCACCCCGCCGGCCGGTCCCTCCTCGGCGAGCTGCCGCCGGGCGTGACCGTGGAGCTGCTGGCGGACCCGGCGCGGCTGCCCTCGTCGCCGGCGGACGTACGGTTCTGGGTGCCGCCGTTCCTCGCCGGGCCCGGCACCACCGGGCTGCTGACCGAGCTGCCCGACCTCCGGGTGGTGCAGCTGCTCTCCGCCGGGGCGGACGCCTGGGCCGGCCGGGTCCCGGCGGGCGTGACCCTCTGCGACGCGCGCGGCGTGCACGACTCGTCCACCGCCGAGTGGGTGGTCACGGCGATCCTGGCCCAGTTGCGCGGCTTCGGTCCGCTCGCCCGCGCCCAGGGCCGGGGCGAGTGGGCGTTCGACGAGGTGGCCCCGACGGACGAGCTGGCCGGCAAACGGGTGCTGATCGTCGGCGCGGGGTCGATCGGCGCGGCGCTGCGGGCCCGGCTGGCCCCGTTCGAGGTGACCTTCACGCTGGTGGCCCGGACGCCCCGCCCGGCGCAGGGTGTGCACGGCGTGGCCGAGCTGCCCGCCCTGCTGCCGGAGGCGGACGTGGTGGTGCTGCTGGTGCCGCTGACCGAGCAGACCCGGGGGCTGGTCGACGCGGCGTTCCTGGCCGCGATGCCGGACGGGGCGCTGCTGGTGAACGCCGCCCGTGGCCCGGTGGTGGACACCTCCGCCCTGGTCGCCGAGCTGACCACCGGACGACTGCGCGCCGCCCTGGACGTCACCGACCCGGAGCCGTTGCCCGCCGGCCATCCCCTGTGGGGACTGGAGAACGTGTTGCTCACCCCGCACGTCGCCGGCTCGGTACGCGGCCTGCTGCCGCGCGCCTACCGCCTGGTGGGGGAGCAGCTGCGCCGGTTCGTCGCGGGTGAGCCGCTGACCAACACGGTGGTGGACGGCTACTGA
- a CDS encoding PH domain-containing protein has translation MTPADTVSFRHNQAILVAAIVAFIGALPLATARWWLSWVLLLPLAVAVWAWRAGTDADPRELRLRAVAGQRRIAWDRVAELVTDPRGRVAARLDDGQQVLLPAVRAADLPRLVAATGQELPDPNR, from the coding sequence GTGACTCCCGCCGACACCGTCAGTTTCCGGCACAACCAGGCGATCCTGGTCGCGGCGATCGTCGCGTTCATCGGCGCGCTGCCGCTGGCCACCGCCCGCTGGTGGCTGTCCTGGGTGCTGCTGCTCCCGCTCGCCGTCGCCGTCTGGGCGTGGCGCGCCGGCACCGACGCCGACCCGCGCGAGCTGCGCCTGCGGGCCGTCGCCGGGCAACGCCGGATCGCCTGGGACCGGGTCGCCGAGCTGGTCACCGACCCGCGCGGCCGGGTGGCCGCCCGACTGGACGACGGCCAGCAGGTGCTCCTGCCCGCCGTCCGGGCCGCCGACCTGCCCCGGCTGGTCGCCGCGACCGGCCAGGAACTGCCGGACCCGAACCGCTGA
- a CDS encoding bifunctional diguanylate cyclase/phosphodiesterase — protein sequence MVDVDGLSGVNDEHGHPAGDRVLVEVARRLRAGCGPGDLAVRLAGSEFAVLAATGPVLAYGLGARLLAALTEPCPVPGGTVVLRASIGLAETGAGAPEDVLRQADLARRRAVQLGRDRVEWYDAYLEEQLVRRLDLERELPGAVARGELDLVYQPVLALADRLPVGTEALLRWRSPALGTVLPAELLPVAEDLGLVGEVGRWVLDRACRQLADWSEGGRRLWMSVNVTPRELTAPDFVPSTATALAAYGVPADLLVVELAEPAVAADLPTVVARLAGLRSLGVRTALDDFRAEHASLAQLRRLPIDLLKVGPHLVGATGDGHRPLIDVVVNLGDRLGLDVVVEGLESDAQVAGARRAGCRYGQGFALARPATAERVEAWFEEFPSASH from the coding sequence GTGGTCGACGTGGACGGGCTGAGCGGGGTCAACGACGAACACGGGCACCCGGCCGGCGACCGGGTGCTGGTCGAGGTCGCCCGCCGGCTCCGCGCCGGCTGCGGGCCCGGCGACCTGGCCGTACGGCTGGCCGGCAGCGAGTTCGCGGTGCTCGCCGCCACCGGACCGGTGCTGGCGTACGGGCTGGGTGCCCGGCTGCTGGCCGCGCTGACCGAGCCGTGTCCGGTGCCGGGCGGGACGGTCGTGCTGCGGGCCAGCATCGGGCTCGCCGAGACCGGCGCCGGTGCCCCGGAGGACGTGCTGCGCCAGGCCGACCTGGCCCGCCGCCGGGCGGTGCAACTGGGTCGGGACCGGGTCGAGTGGTACGACGCCTATCTGGAGGAGCAACTGGTCCGCCGGCTCGACCTGGAGCGGGAGCTGCCCGGCGCGGTGGCCCGGGGCGAGCTGGACCTGGTCTACCAGCCGGTGCTCGCGCTCGCCGACCGGCTGCCGGTGGGCACCGAGGCGCTGCTGCGCTGGCGCAGCCCCGCGCTGGGCACCGTGCTGCCGGCGGAGCTGCTGCCGGTGGCGGAGGATCTGGGCCTGGTGGGCGAGGTGGGCCGCTGGGTGCTGGACCGGGCCTGCCGGCAGCTCGCCGACTGGTCGGAGGGGGGCCGCCGGCTCTGGATGTCGGTGAACGTCACGCCCCGCGAGCTGACCGCGCCGGACTTCGTGCCGTCCACCGCGACCGCCCTGGCCGCGTACGGGGTGCCGGCGGACCTGTTGGTGGTGGAGTTGGCCGAGCCGGCGGTGGCCGCCGACCTGCCGACCGTGGTGGCCCGGCTGGCCGGGCTGCGGTCGCTGGGCGTCCGCACCGCGCTGGACGACTTCCGGGCCGAGCACGCCTCCCTCGCCCAGCTCCGTCGGCTCCCGATCGACCTGTTGAAGGTCGGTCCGCACCTGGTCGGGGCGACCGGTGACGGGCACCGTCCGCTGATCGACGTGGTGGTGAACCTCGGTGACCGGCTGGGGCTGGACGTGGTGGTCGAGGGCTTGGAGTCCGATGCGCAGGTCGCCGGGGCGCGCCGCGCCGGTTGCCGTTACGGCCAGGGTTTCGCGCTGGCCCGCCCGGCGACCGCCGAGCGGGTGGAGGCCTGGTTCGAGGAGTTTCCGTCGGCTTCCCACTGA
- a CDS encoding LacI family DNA-binding transcriptional regulator, with protein sequence MKRPTIADVARRAGVSKGAVSYALNGQPGVSDATRQRILAIAAEIGFSPSSAARALSGATAKAVGLALCRPARILGIEPFFMELISGVEAELSARSYALTLQVVADQDAEIAVYRRWWAERRVDGVFLCDLRTDDRRVPALEELQLPAVVIGGPGHTGTLASVWSDDAAALVETVEYLVALGHRRIARVGGLPSLLHTEIRSDAFTDVCRRLGLDEATTVWSDYTGEEGARATRRLLSSAQRPTAVIYDNDVMAIAGLSVAQEMGLAVPGDLSIVAWDDSPLCQLVHPPLTALGRDIPAYGAHAARQLLAVIAGEPVTGLQDETAHLTPRGSTAPPRVR encoded by the coding sequence GTGAAGCGGCCGACCATCGCCGATGTCGCCCGGCGGGCCGGGGTCTCCAAGGGCGCCGTGTCGTACGCGCTGAACGGGCAGCCCGGCGTCTCGGACGCGACCCGGCAACGGATCCTGGCGATCGCCGCCGAGATCGGCTTCAGCCCCAGCAGCGCCGCCCGGGCGCTCTCCGGCGCCACCGCCAAGGCGGTCGGCCTGGCGCTGTGCCGGCCCGCCCGGATACTGGGCATCGAGCCGTTCTTCATGGAGCTGATCAGCGGCGTGGAGGCCGAACTCTCCGCCCGTTCGTACGCGCTCACCCTCCAGGTGGTGGCCGACCAGGACGCCGAGATCGCGGTCTACCGGCGCTGGTGGGCCGAGCGGCGGGTCGACGGCGTCTTCCTCTGCGACCTACGGACCGACGACCGACGGGTGCCCGCCCTGGAGGAGCTGCAACTGCCCGCCGTGGTGATCGGCGGCCCGGGCCACACCGGCACGCTGGCCAGCGTCTGGTCCGACGACGCCGCCGCCCTGGTGGAGACCGTGGAATACCTGGTCGCGCTCGGCCACCGGCGGATCGCCCGGGTGGGCGGCCTGCCCTCGCTGCTGCACACCGAGATCCGCAGCGACGCGTTCACCGACGTGTGCCGGCGGCTCGGCCTGGACGAGGCGACGACCGTCTGGTCCGACTACACCGGCGAGGAGGGCGCGCGGGCCACCCGCCGGCTGCTCAGCTCCGCGCAGCGGCCGACCGCGGTCATCTACGACAACGACGTGATGGCGATCGCCGGGCTCTCCGTGGCGCAGGAGATGGGGCTCGCCGTCCCCGGCGACCTCTCCATCGTCGCCTGGGACGACTCTCCGCTCTGCCAGCTGGTGCACCCGCCGCTGACCGCGCTGGGCCGGGACATCCCGGCGTACGGCGCGCACGCCGCCCGGCAGCTGCTGGCGGTGATCGCCGGGGAGCCGGTGACCGGCCTGCAGGACGAGACGGCGCACCTCACGCCGCGCGGCAGCACCGCACCGCCCCGGGTGAGATGA
- a CDS encoding ABC transporter substrate-binding protein, which translates to MRRSWFHWARATAIGAVSLVMVAACSGNSGNGGSSDSAGGPVTLKINFWGDFGLQDLKTKYEAEHPNVKIQLNSGEYNAQHEDLQKKLIAGSGAPDIAAIDEGFMVQFRGQSDKFVNLLDKGAGKYESKYLPWKWKQSLTQDGKTQIGLGTDVGGLAMCYRSDLFKAAGLPTERDQVSALWPTWDKFIEVGQQYTSKTNKKFIDSGTNLFNPILGQQPVGFYNEQDQLQMDGGPKVAFDYTVKAVQAGLSANLASFQADWDKGFTSGSFAVLACPAWMLGHIKDTAPGTQGKWDIAAVPGGGGNWGGSFLTIPKQGKHVDEAYKLLEWLVQPEQQIEIFKKVGNLPSQPALYADPAIADFKNPFFNNAPVGQIFPKMAQGLTPQYLGKKNGPTRVAVENVIIRVQNKTLKPDAAWAEAVKEADKASKS; encoded by the coding sequence ATGAGACGGTCCTGGTTCCACTGGGCCCGGGCGACGGCGATCGGTGCCGTCAGCCTGGTCATGGTCGCTGCGTGCAGCGGCAACAGCGGCAACGGCGGCAGCTCCGACTCGGCCGGTGGGCCGGTCACGTTGAAAATCAACTTCTGGGGTGACTTCGGCCTCCAGGACCTCAAGACCAAGTACGAGGCCGAGCACCCGAACGTCAAGATCCAGCTGAACTCGGGCGAGTACAACGCCCAGCACGAGGACCTGCAGAAGAAGCTGATCGCCGGCTCCGGCGCCCCGGACATCGCGGCGATCGACGAGGGCTTCATGGTCCAGTTCCGCGGTCAGTCCGACAAGTTCGTCAACCTGCTCGACAAGGGCGCCGGCAAGTACGAGAGCAAGTACCTGCCCTGGAAGTGGAAGCAGTCGCTCACCCAGGACGGCAAGACCCAGATCGGTCTCGGCACCGACGTCGGTGGCCTGGCCATGTGCTATCGGAGCGACCTGTTCAAGGCCGCCGGGCTGCCCACCGAGCGCGACCAGGTCTCCGCGCTCTGGCCCACCTGGGACAAGTTCATCGAGGTCGGCCAGCAGTACACCAGCAAGACCAACAAGAAGTTCATCGACTCGGGCACCAACCTGTTCAACCCGATCCTCGGGCAGCAGCCGGTCGGCTTCTACAACGAGCAGGACCAGCTCCAGATGGACGGCGGCCCGAAGGTCGCCTTCGACTACACCGTCAAGGCCGTCCAGGCCGGTCTCTCGGCCAACCTGGCCAGCTTCCAGGCCGACTGGGACAAGGGCTTCACCAGCGGCTCCTTCGCCGTGCTGGCCTGCCCGGCGTGGATGCTCGGCCACATCAAGGACACCGCCCCCGGCACCCAGGGCAAGTGGGACATCGCCGCGGTCCCCGGTGGCGGCGGCAACTGGGGCGGCTCGTTCCTGACCATCCCCAAGCAGGGCAAGCACGTCGACGAGGCGTACAAGCTGCTGGAGTGGCTGGTCCAGCCCGAGCAGCAGATCGAGATCTTCAAGAAGGTCGGTAACCTGCCGTCGCAGCCGGCGCTCTACGCCGACCCGGCGATCGCCGACTTCAAGAACCCGTTCTTCAACAACGCGCCGGTCGGGCAGATCTTCCCGAAGATGGCGCAGGGCCTCACCCCGCAGTACCTGGGCAAGAAGAACGGCCCGACCCGGGTGGCGGTCGAGAACGTCATCATCCGCGTACAGAACAAGACCCTGAAGCCGGACGCCGCGTGGGCGGAGGCGGTCAAGGAGGCCGACAAGGCCAGCAAGTCCTGA
- a CDS encoding carbohydrate ABC transporter permease: MSTTRAAPAPSSHRAAPERGRSGGDDRRLTWRNRLYRFDMRYMPYLMIAPFFLIFLVFGLFPLLFNGVVSLRNYRLDDPTLPYWAGVENFSKLFGDEDFWNALYNTFGIFLLSTVPQLLLALVVASLLNRKLRAQTWWRVSILLPYVTPIVASTMVFSVFFSRDFGMANWVLGLLGLGGGDTPIDWRADKPHSWIAIATMVNWKWIGYNALLYLAAMQSISKDVYEAAAIDGAGPWKQLWRITVPLIQPIIVFTVVLSTIGGLQLFTEPMLFDLNSQAATGGPNGEWQTIGQLIYKVGWKDLNLGYAAAMSWALFVITLLIAGLNTLLTNRLAGGRK, from the coding sequence ATGTCCACCACCCGTGCCGCACCCGCGCCGTCGAGCCACCGAGCCGCGCCGGAGCGCGGCCGCTCCGGGGGCGACGACCGGCGGCTCACCTGGCGCAACCGGCTGTACCGCTTCGACATGCGCTACATGCCGTACCTGATGATCGCCCCGTTCTTCCTGATCTTCCTCGTCTTCGGGCTGTTCCCGCTGCTGTTCAACGGCGTGGTATCGCTGCGCAACTACCGGCTCGACGACCCGACGCTGCCGTACTGGGCCGGCGTGGAGAACTTCAGCAAGCTCTTCGGTGACGAGGACTTCTGGAACGCCCTCTACAACACCTTCGGCATCTTCCTGCTCTCCACGGTGCCGCAGCTGCTGCTCGCGCTGGTGGTCGCCTCGCTGCTCAACCGCAAGCTGCGGGCGCAGACCTGGTGGCGGGTGAGCATCCTGCTGCCGTACGTGACCCCGATCGTCGCGTCGACGATGGTGTTCAGCGTCTTCTTCTCCCGCGACTTCGGCATGGCGAACTGGGTGCTCGGCCTCCTCGGCCTGGGCGGCGGGGACACCCCGATCGACTGGCGGGCCGACAAGCCGCACTCCTGGATCGCCATCGCCACCATGGTCAACTGGAAGTGGATCGGCTACAACGCGCTGCTCTATCTGGCCGCGATGCAGTCCATCTCCAAGGACGTCTACGAGGCCGCCGCGATCGACGGCGCCGGCCCCTGGAAGCAGCTCTGGCGGATCACCGTGCCGTTGATCCAGCCGATCATCGTCTTCACCGTGGTGCTCTCCACCATCGGTGGCCTCCAGCTCTTCACCGAGCCGATGCTCTTCGACCTCAACTCCCAGGCCGCCACCGGCGGACCGAACGGCGAGTGGCAGACCATCGGCCAGCTCATCTACAAGGTCGGCTGGAAGGACCTCAACCTCGGCTACGCCGCCGCGATGTCCTGGGCCCTGTTCGTGATCACCCTGCTCATCGCCGGCCTCAACACCCTGCTGACGAACCGACTGGCCGGAGGGCGCAAATGA